The following proteins are co-located in the Gavia stellata isolate bGavSte3 chromosome 18, bGavSte3.hap2, whole genome shotgun sequence genome:
- the SNN gene encoding stannin, giving the protein MSIMDHSPTTGVVTVIVILIAIAALGALILGCWCYLRLQRISQSEDEESIVGEGETKEPFLLVQYSAKGPCVERKAKLTPNGTEVHS; this is encoded by the coding sequence ATGTCTATTATGGATCATAGCCCCACCACTGGAGTGGTGACTGTTATTGTTATTCTGATTGCTATTGCAGCTCTTGGTGCCTTGATACTGGGCTGCTGGTGTTACCTGCGTCTGCAGAGGATCAGCCAGTCTGAAGATGAGGAAAGCATCGTGGGTGAAGGAGAAACCAAAGAGCCCTTTCTTCTGGTGCAGTACTCTGCTAAAGGACCTTGTGTAGAGAGGAAAGCTAAGCTAACTCCAAATGGCACAGAAGTACATAGCTAA